One part of the Lotus japonicus ecotype B-129 chromosome 2, LjGifu_v1.2 genome encodes these proteins:
- the LOC130736192 gene encoding secreted RxLR effector protein 78-like — protein MFKVISKVLANRIKGVLSDLIDECQFYFVGERNMQVSVLVANEAIHEAKRRKMSTFVLKVDYEKDYESVEWSFLFYMLKRMNFGENWVRWIRGCLESSTISVLVNGSPSEEFKLEKGLRQGDPLAPFLFIIIS, from the coding sequence ATGTTTAAAGTAATTTCCAAGGTCCTTGCAAACAGAATTAAAGGTGTGCTATCTGATTTAATTGATGAGTgtcaattttattttgttggtGAAAGGAATATGCAGGTCAGTGTACTGGTTGCAAATGAGGCCATTCATGAGGCAAAGAGGAGAAAAATGTCAACTTTTGTTCTAAAAGTTGATTATGAAAAGGATTATGAGTCTGTTGAATGGAGCTTTCTGTTTTACATGCTCAAAAGGATGAATTTTGGTGAAAACTGGGTGAGGTGGATACGAGGATGCTTGGAGTCTTCGACAATATCTGTATTAGTGAATGGCAGTCCATCAGAAGAGTTCAAATTGGAAAAAGGTCTTCGCCAGGGTGACCCCCTTGCGccctttttatttataattatttcaTAG